CTAAGGTCTGTTTCTAGACTGAAAGGCCTACCTGGGCAGGTAGTGTGGACAGGAAGGCTAACAGATAAGTCTAGGGGCTATTGGCCaggtacattcctgtaatcccaggctcattcctgtaatcccagcactttgggaggccaaggtgggcagatcacctgaggtcaagagtacaagaccagcctggccaacatggtgaaaccgcattcatactaaaaatgcaaaaattaagtgggcgtggtggcgagcacgtgtagtcccagctactcaggaatctgaggcaggagaattgcttgaacctggaaggtggaggttgtagtgaaccaagactgtaccactgcactccagcctgggcaacagagtgagactctatctcaaagaaaaaaaaaaaaaagaagtttgagaGTCACTGCAAAAGGAGAAAGTAAGAAGAAAGGCAGCAAAGCAATATCCAAAAAGATAGTggagccgggagtggtggctcaagcctataatcccagcaatttgggtggccaaggcaggaagatcacttgaggtcaggatttcgagaccaacctgggcaacctagAAAGAcactctctctacaaaaaaggaGAATGATGGCTGAGAATTTTCCCTAACTAAAAAAGCAGCCCTAAGATTGAAAGTACATACTGCCGCCAAGCAAGATAAATTATAATGAATCTGTATCTAGCTATATTATGGTGAAACTGTagactttcaagaaaaaaatcttctaatAATTAGTTTTATTCTTTGACCGCAGAAGCTATTAAACAACGGCTTACATTAGGAAACTAGTATTTTCAGTGGTTTCCAGCAGCAGTGCAAAACACAAAGAGCAAATCATTTTCACCAGAAGATTTCCGCATGAAGTTTTTAACGGAGGACAATGGCTTGTACGTCTTTGTCTTACCTTGCTCTACCAAAAAATACTGGGCTCATGGTAGACACTTACATAAATATTAGCTATAACTTCATTAATTGGAtaagtttccatttcatttaatttcattttttaatatatgggGTCTCTCTGTAttgtctggtctcaaactcctgacctcaagtgatcctcctgccttagcctcctgaagtgctaggattacagtgtgaaccattgcacccagccagcttTTATAGGAATATAAAAAGCACTTGCTTTCTTTTACTCCTAACCAAAAAATAAGACACAAGATTAAAATAAGTATCTTTCCTATTGACCTAGTAGTATTATTGATACTACATAAGaaacaaagtataaaattaaGGTAATCAACCAAGGCAATTCACAACTCTCATATGCTGAGAATATATTAATTCTTACCTATTATATATTTCTGATCAACCTTATCACTTAAAGCAAGTTTAATGTTTTCACGTCTTTTCAAATAGAGAGTCAAAAATAGCTGACAGGCTTTATACAGAAAATCAACATAAACCACTATTCAACATAAACACTGGAAACTTAAATTATagtttcacatatatatatatgcaaatactgcaAACATATAAATAGCTTATACGCAAATTTAAAGGCATCGTCTGAACCATGCTGACCTTGTAATGATTTGATGCTTTCTCAAGCAAACATTCTCAGGTCCCCttgggaagggaaaaaaatcacaatgttgAATGAATGTGAAAGATGTGGTTCAATACTAAAATTGAGCTTATGTTCTTGATATAACATAGTTAATATCCCTTAGCTGAAAAATTACATCAAATCTAAAGCAATGCcacaacaaagagaaaagatgaaaaaccaCAGCAACTTAAATATACAACAGAAGGTTAGAAAGCTAGCACTAATCATTAACTGTAGTAAATATTAACACGTagttaatatttaatgatattaatatgaattaataaatgaataaatattgatACGGTTTGGATGTTTTATCCCCTCCAAATGTCCTGTTGAAATGTgactccaatgttggaggtgggcctagtgggaggtgcttgggtcatgggagtggatccTTCATGATGGCTTTGTGCCATCCTCCCAGTCACAAGGGAGTTCTCACTCTATAAGTTCACATGgatctggtggtttaaaacaGCCTGGCACATCCTCCCTGTCTCTTGTTCCATCTTGCCATATAATCCGTGtgtccccctttgccttccaccataactgtaagcttcctgaggactcACAGGAAGCCAAGCAGATTGTTAGTGTCATGCCGTACAGCCcatagaactgtgagccaaataaatcttttttatttatgaattacccagactcaggtatttctTAATAGCAATAAAAGCAGACTAATAAAAGTGTCATATTTAAAATCAGGACAAGatgaccaatttttaaaatggtgactAGGCAGAGGGAAAAGACATCAAGTTTACGTCAGGAAACACTATCACATACCACTGGAAAGTATTAGCACTTTACAGTGAATGGATATTCAAACAATCGAAATGTAGTTTATCACTGTCAGCACTAACATTATTCCAAAGTAAAAATGAACCATGCTTTAGTGCAGTGCCAATCACTCAGTAGATTTTCATCCAACTGGTTATTTTATAAAGCTAGACTCCAATATTATGATCTTACTCCAGGCCCTACTTTAAAGACTAATAACtccttaaaatatgtatatattctgcCTGATGTTAGAAACAAAAGAACTTAACCTGTTCATAGGCTACCAAGGTTGTTCTTACATTGGTCAAATTTTAGACGGAAAACATCCACATATTCTTCATAACCAAAGAGCAGCATTAGCCAGCTGAGTATAAAAATAGCTACTACCACTAGAAAAGAGAACTACATGTAAGCCAACTTCAGCTGTTACATAAGAATGCTAAGGTAAAGTAGGAAGCACACAACATTTCGTTTCCATTTTGCTTTCAACATTCAACCAAATGagtgttttaatttgtaattccctCCTGTGACCAGTACTGTGTTAGAAGCCATGAACTATAAAAGAACTTTTTGAAATGTCTGCAAAAGGAAGTTTAAAATTTGGAGACAATTCTTATACATACAGACAATACATAAACGAATATAGATGTTCACGTATCTAATAgcatacacaataaaataaaatactaattatAGGATGGATTCAACTTACTGGGGAGAGCTTCACAGAGGACACGGAAGGTAATATATGTCTTTATTTAAAGATGAGAAATTGGTAAAGGAGGGCAGGGGGCTTCCAAGAAAGGGCTTCCTAAAGACTAGCAGTAGGCGTGAACACAGTGGGAGAAGAAGTCAAGAGAACAAGCAGGGTAAATGCTGGCGCAAAAATACAATACAGAAATGCAGTACAGAGGGCCTGAAAGCTCCGCAAAGAAAGTCAGTATTTATGTTCTAGCACTAGGGGACCACTGGTCTTTTCTGAACAGGGAAATCAGATGTTGAAATCTATATCTATTCTCTGGCAATGCTTTGAAGCAAGGGTTGGCAAACTGCAGGTCACTATCCAAATGCAACCCACCACctatttttgttaataaagttttatttaacacAGCCACACCTTTCATTTATGTGTTGAGTTGAATAGTTGGGACACAAAGCTAAAACTCTTTACTGCCTGGCCCTTTACGGAATAATTTTGCCAACCCTACTTTAAAGTAGGTATTAAAGGTGGAAAGAGACAAGTTAGGAAGATCATAAAAGACTCAAACACAACAGGGATGAGGAAGCAACTgaatggagaagaaaggaaaaatttcaaGAGACAATGAATGGCACCATTGACGTTACCTGCAACCTTCACCATGAGAATATCCCTGAAAATATCTGAAGACAGAAGAGTGCATAACAAAGCTTATCATAGGCTTTAATaacttttacttatttgtatagttttattattaaagCTATAgagcattctttcatttaaacatccatccatccttttATGTAATCAACAAATACTTAATGAGTGCCTAATATATGCCATGCACAGGGTATATAACTGAAAACCAGAGGCACAATCCCTGCCCTCACAAAGCATATAGTCTAGTGGATGATGCAAATTCAGAGTGAAAAAAAAGTATGATGATTTAGACCAAGATGGGATGTAGGGAGGCTTATGGTAGAAGCACCATGACCTAACTCAGATTTGAGGGTCAGGTAAGGTCAATGTAGATGACTAGTAATCCAGTGATTAAGtgtcataaaaataaagcatagcaAATATTCAAGGCAGATACCACAAGTAatttcaatttaataaaatacttccACCCCACCTACACCATAATCACATGTCCCTCATTTCTTAAGCATTTGAAAACTCCTCTGAGTGTCAGGGAGTGAAACTCATTTTTTACAGTAAGTGGGTCAACAAAAATGTAACCTTGTGTATGCATCGCACAGGGCAGTAGAAACTGCAAGACTAGCAAAAGAggacaaattaataaaaataaaatctgactgTTCCTCAGCATTCTGTCACAACCAGAAGGAATCCTTaacatttgttcttgttttctgtgTTAAATGATTTAATGACAGAATAAGgaaatcatttttacatttttctgggggctgaactgctgcaaaaagtGAGTGAGCAATTGCAGCTTTCAAAGGAGATGCTAAttgtagcttttaaaatattagattcCCTCTAAACACCCATCACCCCCATCCCTTAAGAGTTTCTGGGTCTTTCTTAAAGGTTCTGGGAGGATATTGTCATGCAGACTTCATTTTCCTACCTAAGAAAATGAGTGATTTTCCTAGTTCTTCAAGCCTCCTAATCTCACATCTTCAGAAGTGCTAGAACTAGAAGGATGATCTTATTTACACAATAAACCCAGTATAATTAGACAAGCTGCACTGgaccataaacaaaaataactcaTAACCTCCGATCTTATTCCACACAAAGTGGGAATTTCCACCATAATTTAGCTTTTCGACCACAAGTCAGCAGAGGTAGGAGTTGGAACTTTCCCTCTCACAGGAGGTTTTCTAGGCAAAGTTAAAGAGGGTAGGGTCTGCTACAAAGACCTGCTGCTTCTTACTTCCAGGGAGGGTGAGAGGGCAGAAAATGTTGTTGTGCTgataattctatttataaatgcttttctttacaataagatgataaatttaggaggggagagaaggaaagtagCAGCAATTGCCCACACTATTActttaaattcaattatttaaaaatcactctaTTCTAACAAGAAGAGGGATGAGgagaagtgaaaagaaataaaaatatatggaacAAGGCCCAAAGCAAGTTTTATAAACATCATTGGGAGAGATCAACAATTGTCTAAAGAATACTCCCATGATTCTaccagcaaaaaagaaaacaaaaaagtagaacaTTATTCTTGTCAAGCTACCGATGCTGCTGGCATTCAGCTATAAATGTGGATTACACAATACCTTTACACGTGTAATCTGCAAGGTATTTAtatagtcatgtgtcacttaacgaCAAGGATACATTCTGGGAATGTAtccttaggcaatttcatcatcgTGTGCACATgatagagtgcacttacacaaacctagacggTAGAGCCTGCTACATACCTGGGCTAAATGGTATAGCCTATTTTGCCTCTAGGCTGCAAACTTGTATGGCATGTTATTGTACAGAATATTGTAAGCaactataacacaatggtaagtacatgtgtctaaacatagaaagtatacagtaaaaatatggtataaaagatttaCAAATTATACACCTGGCACTTACCATggatggagcttgcaggactagaAGGTGCTCTGGGGTGGTCAGTGGGTTAGTAGTGAGGgcatgtgaaggcctaggacattactgaactgtactgtagactttataagcACTGCACACTTAAGCTCTATTAAatccatattaaaattttttctttcatcaataaTCAATTGACCTTAGCTtacagtaacattttattttataaactgtaattgttttaacttttgattcttttgtaataacacttagtttactatgtttttattttttatcaactCCCAATCACTTGgaatagtttaaaatattgtatgtatactgtataaaaatattttctcttacattcttatcctatatttttttctattttaaacatttttagtattgtctttactttctgaattttgtgtttaaaaggaagacacagacacacacattagcctaggcctacagcAGATCAGGattatcaatatcactgtcttccacctccacatcttgtcccattgGAAGGTCTTCGGGGGCAGTAACACATGGAGTTGTCATTTCTTataataacaatgccttcttccaGAATACCTCCTGAAGGGCCAGCCTGAGGCttacagttaactttttcttAATAAGGAAAAGGcgtatactctaaaataatgacaTATAGTACAGTAAATATATAAGCCAGTAACAgttattatgtactgtacataactGTATTGCTAGACTTTTATATGGCTGGCGGCACAGTAGTTCtgtttataccagcatcaccacaaacacatgagtacTCCAGTTATAACCCTACGAGGGCTACAACGTCACTAGGCAATGGGAATTTTTcggctccattataatcttatgggaccaccattgtatatgtggtctgtTATTGACCAAATATAATTAGGCACCACATGATTGTATGATTATCTATATATCTCTAGCACTTTTTCTGAAGATGGAAAGATCTGCATTCTGATCCAAACGAAGAGGTTGATCCACAATCAGTATATGAAATCACTGACTAAACTCAATGCCTGCTGGGAagtatatgatttataaatatagttacaaaaatttaatatattatctttttacGTCTAATCCTTAGTTACATGGATTTCAGTTTTTATGATACCTATACACTCAATTGATATAGGGGGATCAGAATCAGATTAAGGGGTAGATGGGCTGGCAGTTTCCTGGGACCCTAATCTGTAAAGGAATCTAAACTAATAccaaggccaagcatggtggttcataggCATGAAATCGGACCGGGAAAATCATAAAATCGGACTGGGAAAATCAGACATGCTAGGCTCCTGCTCAGGAATGGATTGAGAGTggacagagtgggaaaaaattgtaaaagaggTCTGAGGTAGGGATAGGAGTGGTAATGAATCTAATGCACCtggacatgaacacacacacacacacacacacacacacacacacatacattgcaTTCTCATGTTGTTTTAAACATCCTTacggtttctttttttttcttctttgagacagagtgccatgaagtgctgtggtgcaatctcggctcactgcaacctccacctcccaggtactaagggattctccttcctgagtctcccgagtagctgagattacaggtgtgcgccaccacgcccagctgattttgtatttttagtagacactgggtttcaccatgttggccaggatggtcttgaactcctcacctcaggtgatccaccagccttggcctcccaaagtattggtatTACCggggtgagccactgagcccggcccatTCTCATGGTTTCTAAACTGCCAACTAAAGAAAGTACATGCCATAAGGATGAACCATGGGCCTCCTGTTGTGCTGAATGTTGCTACCAgcaccttccctcctcccctcttgtCTACAGAAGCAGCCACTCCCTGAATGATGGCTGAGGAAAAGCTTCAAGAATAGTGAGTGTGAAGGGACGCCAGTCCAGAGCTTTCCGGGACATCTGGGGCTTGCTCGTGCCCTGAATACAATCAGTGTTGTGAACCACGCTTCACATTTCCTTAATACCTAGGATTGATTTCTCCTGCCTATTTGTCCTTCTTCTTCCCAAATCAAAACTCACATTCCTGTAGATCTCAGTACCCCTAGAGGCAATCAAAACATGTGATTGAAGTCATTCATAATAGGAGTTAACCAACAGCGTTTACCTTACCAGGTGATGTTGATTGTTAAAGAGAGATTGCTAACCTAAATAGAGATCTCATTGATAAAATGAGTCTGGAggtcttccctcctttctctagAAGAGTGCTGGCTACTTTTAAACATCTTCCTGATACTCTGCTTGCTCCTCCCCTTGCATCCCAGGTATCTACCTATAAGCCCTTCTTCTAACCATCTCTCACTTGCTACTTATTCTGGGTCAGTTTCTTGCGGGAGGTGAAATATTCAAGGGCCTGACGCTTAGTTCTAGGAAGATACTGTTCATTCAGCACCTTCCACATTTCAGTACTCCAAAATTCATTCACTGATATGTGACGTGGAAAAAACCATAATTCACCAAACCAGCACGCACACAGCAAATGCTATCCACTGTATGAATCAGCTCCTGGCTTAGCACCAGATATTCAGAGTGACTTCAAAACATAACTGAAAAGTAACTGAAGTCAACAATGTccatgataaataaaatgaaagctattTCCCTTTTAAGAGAAACTACTTAAAAAGGAGTTGGgggtaggaagaaaaagaaggaaggaagaaaacccaGTTGAAACTTGGTGTTTACTTGAAGAGGAGCCAGCAGAATGTAGTGCATAGACAGTGTCACAGCACAGAGGGAAGGCATCGCTCAGAAGGCTTCCTTGGTGCTATTAAATTTCTTTGGTGGCAGCCTGGGCTGGGAAGGCAAGGCACAGAAGTTGCATTCGGGGTTCTGAGGACCAACAGGTGGTATCTGTGAACTTACGGGGATAGAACGGCTCAGGAATCTtgctgaagaagaagaaagcccAGTGTAGGTGGGTTGAAGGATGGTGGTGTGCTCCTCTGTCTTGGCGCTTTGGGGGCCCGGGGGGCTGTTCAGGTTGCCCCCATTGCTGTTGCTGCTTCTGTTGTACTGATTGTTGTTGAGCTCAGGGTAATTTCTGGTAGTTGGCTGGGAGCTGCCATTCAAGAGGTTGGTAAACGGGCTGGCTGTGAAACCGGCCTTAGAGGATGAGGAGGTCTTTTTGTTCTCTGGATCATCTGTTGCAGCATTCAAGTTCCCTAGAGAACTGGCTAGCCGGGAGTTTATGGAAAAGCTGAATGGAAAACACAAATGAGGAGGGAAAAAACAGACAACAGTGTATACTTACACAGAACTCATGTTTCTAAAACACATACTCATGACATTAGGGGAACAGGATGAACACAATTCTGATCAATGTGAATGATGACAGGATGGCTTCTTCATCACCCTTGATGTCATGATAATATGTAGCCTTGAATTATACGTATCACGTTCCTTTGTCAAAAGCAGTTAACTAGGACGCAAGAAATTGGCTAAAACACTTTGACTACAGATCTCGAAATAGAACATCTGGGAATTTTATTTACCCTGGGGTGGGAAGCAAAGGAAAAGGGCCATATAAGGGGAGAGTTAAAAGCAGACTTAAGTACATATTCAATCACATGACTACATCAAACCTCCCCACCCATTCTGGTTCATTCTCCCCTGCCTGTATGACTCAGCTGAGAAATGACAATATCATTTATATATGCAACTGAACTCCATTTTCTAGATCACACTCAGCCAGTTGCAGACTCACTGGAAGAAGAGCATGCTCTACCCCATCCCCTCCACAGCCTTGTCTCCTGCCTTGCAAGACAGGAATGAAGCCCCAGAAGATCACAGGGTCTTCTGTGGTGTCTCGTCTTCTCCCTTATCCCCTCCTCTGACAAAACTACAGTCAAACTCTACAGCTGCAAGCTTCCTTTACCTTCAGCCAACACCttggaagagggagggaaaaattACCTTCTTACGGTGGTGCCTGAAGACAAAGAAGTTCTGTTGATCCTCTTGGCTGTTGCTGAAGGGGACAGTGCTACTTTTGATGTCTTCAGAGCAGGTGCAGATCCTTGCGGGGAAGAACTTAATCTTTGTGgagaaaaatggcaaaatgtCACGATATAGTAGTCTTATCTTAGACATTCAGCAACTAACtaggaaaagataaattaataaatcttAACGATATCATGACAGGTCCTAATAGTGatgacagcagcagcagccaacACTGACACAGCGCCTAACTCTGCCGGGCACCGTTCTGAGAACCCGAAAGATGTCAGCTCAGCTTGTCCTCCACAACAACCCCATGGGGTGGCTAACATTGCTGTCCTTactttacaagtgaggaaacagaAATACAGAGTAAAAGTTCCTCATCCAGTCACTCAGTTAGTGAATAGCAGAGTTCAGACTAAAACCCAGGAGTCAAAGTCCTGCTCTTAGCCATGATCCTGTCTTCCTTGGTCACTGCCCTTTTTCACCACTGGTATCATTCCTCAGTACAATCTTAGATTCCGCTTCTTATAGTTCCAATCCATCTTCTCCTTCCCCACCGCTGCAAGTACCCTAGGTGAAGccatctttatttcttattcttgacTACAAGGGGCATCTTTTAATCTTATTCCTAAACAATTCAAATTGTGAATAGCCTCCAGTGAAATCTAAAAAGAGAATCATGTCACTTGACTGTTTAAATCATTTCATCTTTCCTCTGTGCCAATAAGCATAAATAAACTCTTTGGCTTGGCTTATACAACCCCTCCAAAATCTGGACAGGTCCTTTCCACTTTCCCATTGGACATCTCTATTCCAGCTACATAAAAAATGCCTTGAGTTCCCTGAATGGGTAGCATCCACACTTCTGACCAGTTTGCATAGGCTACTGTCCCTGCCAGGGCATTTTCtcacctccttcccttcctctcctcttctcttccatGTTCATTTGACCCACTCCTATCATATTCAGCCTTCAATGGTCCAACCAGCTGTTACCTTACCAAGCAAGCCTTCTCTGAGTTCCCAAGCAATATGTGTTTCGTTATATATTCTCATAGTAAATCGTAGCTCTTATATCATATTTCATCATCTAGTATTTGTCTATTTCCTTTACTTGATATAAGCTTCTTGAGGGCAAAGGATTATCTCTCATTTCAATTCCCAGTGATTAGCACAATGCTGGACTCagagcaggtactcaataaatatttgccaagtggacaaaaaggaaaaactgtcTCAAATCTTGATAGCCAGGGCCCAGTCATAATCTTAATACCAAATCTGTTTGATTCTAGATAAATCATTTAATGTAACTAAACTCTGTTTTCCTCTCTGCTGGAGAAAAGCTTATTTACTTATAGACGTTTTCCTTCATCATCCACCCTCCAAACAGTAGCTTAAGCTCATGTCTGGCctccaaaacaaaaatgggaaaaGTTGTACAAAGAAGCAATTCAAGCCTCTCCAGAAGCTCTGGAAGCTTGAGTCGTCTTAGAACTGCCCCCACTAAACAGTCCTAAACCTAAGAATGAGAAAGTACCAGCAGGTGAAGAGCTTCCTTCCCCTATTTCATCAACACTCTTGGCCAAACAACTCGCCACACCAGATCATGGTACCACTCCAGGAGTTTTCGGGGGATATTTTTCCAGAGAACAAAATTAGTGTTCCCTCCTCAAATAGAAGATAGagggaaaaaatcagaaaataaaggagaggaaaaaacGCATGCTGGTTGGGAAAAAATAGAGGGAAGGAGgaccaataaaaatgaaaacaattgaagcTCAACAGAGGGAAGAtacaagatggccgaataggaaagctctggattgcagttcccagtgaaaatgcagagggtaagtgatcaccacatttccaaaggaatttttactgcccacagaccaggagattcctgggcagaaaagcaccacaagtctccagcacaactgtttcagccggcacagtgggtctctgtacaaaaactcacacaaatccaggcacCGTTTCAACTGGCGACTGGAATgccagggagacagagtcacccattcaactgaaaaaaagggggctggaacagggagccaggtgatgtgGCTTGGCTGGTCGCACTGCCAcgaagaccagcaatctgaaatgctctggattgagagtttcaaagaaagcacagctgaacccaggatggtccagctctgtgggtggAAGGGTGTCCGCCATGACCAAGGTAGTCCACCACTACCCAGGCAGtccatcattactgaggcagtctgccattaccgaagCAATCCACCATTATCAAGGctgtccaccattaccgaggccgtctgccattaccgaggtcGTCCGCCATTACCCAGGCctccgccattacagagacagttcaccattactgaggcagactgccattaccaaggcagttctaactatacccctataaacaaaactgcaaggaagttcacacagcagctgggtagggcccacagcagctcagcaacacctctgctagcagactgtgactaggctacatCTTTAccaggcagggcatctctgaaaaaaggcagaagacaggaacttataaataaacccccaccttcctgggacagagcacctggggaaaaaaggcagttaaggattctgctgcagcagacataaacatatctgcccagcagctctgaatggaaaaacagagctcacagctcaggactttagctcctataagggacagactgtctcctcaagcagctccctaacCCCCATATTACCAAAGAGACATCTCATTAAaaagagctcaggctgacatctggcaggtatccttctgggacaaagataacagaagaagaaactgccaGCAAccattactgttctgcagcccccacaggtgatccccaggcaagcagggtctggagtgggcctccaacagtcctacagcaggggggcctgactgttagaaggaaaactaagaaacagaaagaaataacttcatcagcaacaaaaaggaagtccactcagaaaccccatctgaaagtcaccaaccataaagaacacaggtagataaatccacaaagatgggaagaaaccagcacaaaaaggatgaaaatacccaaaaccagaacacctctcctcctccaagggatcataactcctcaccaacaagggagcagactggatggagaacgaatcagatgaattgacagaaacagacttcaggaggtcggtaataagaaacttctctgagctaaaagatcatgttctaacccaatgcaaagaaactaagaacgttgaaaaaaggtatgatgaaatgctaacaagaataaacagcttagagaggaatataaatgaattgatggagctggaaaacacaacacaagaacttcaggaagcatacac
Above is a window of Saimiri boliviensis isolate mSaiBol1 chromosome 11, mSaiBol1.pri, whole genome shotgun sequence DNA encoding:
- the CDC14A gene encoding dual specificity protein phosphatase CDC14A isoform X8, with product MKHYRFTHGEIIAWIRICRPGSIIGPQQHFLEEKQASLWVQGDIFRSKLKNRQSSEGSINKILSSLDDMSIGGNLSKIQNLERFGENNLEDDEDVEMKNGITQGDKLRALKSQRQPRTSPACAFRLDDTKGHPRAVSQPFRLSSSPQGSAPALKTSKVALSPSATAKRINRTSLSSGTTVRSFSINSRLASSLGNLNAATDDPENKKTSSSSKAGFTASPFTNLLNGSSQPTTRNYPELNNNQYNRSSNSNGGNLNSPPGPQSAKTEEHTTILQPTYTGLSSSSARFLSRSIPVSSQIPPVGPQNPECNFCALPSQPRLPPKKFNSTKEAF